From the Cyanobium sp. M30B3 genome, the window CGCCGCAGCAGCAGGCTGGAGCTCCGATCTCCGAGGCAGAAGCCCTGGCCCGTCTGCGCCAGAGCCACGAACCCTCCCAGCAGTACTACGCCGCCTGGTGGTTGGGGCGCATGCGCAGCCAGCATCCCGATGCCGTTCCCCTGCTGATCGCGGCCCTTCAGCAGCGGCGGCCCCGCGATCCCGGGGCAGGCGTGGAGGAAAATGCCGTGGCCCGCAATGCGGCCCGGGCCCTGGGCAAGCTGGGGCTGGCTGCCCAGCCGGCGATCAACGAGCTGCTCACCGTGCTCGACGACCCCGACGATGGCCTGCGCGAAGCCGCCGCCCGGGCCCTGGGTGAGCTGGGGGCCGAGCAGGCCGTGGAGCCGATCTGCAGGCGCCTGGCCAGTGGTCTGGAGGGGGCCGGCGCGCCCCGGTGCGGCACACCGCGGCTGATGGAGCCCTGCGAGGCCCTGCTGGAGGCCCTCGGTGACATCGGCTGCTCCCCCACCAACGCCGCCCAGGTGCTGGCGGTGGTGGAACCCTTCGTGGGCCACGGGCGTCCCCTGATCCGCAGCGCCGCGGCCCGCACCCTGCTGCGGCTGAGCGGGGAGGCCCGCTGGGCCGATCTGCTGGTGGGCCTGCTCGACCACCCCCAGCTGCAGGTGCGCCGGGCGGCCCTGATGGACCTGGGTGCCGCCGGCTGGCGGCCGGCCCTGGAGCCGATTCGCCGCACCCTCGCCGAGAACAGCCTGAAATTGATCGCCCTCAGGGGACTGGTGGAACGCGGCAGCGGCGAGCCGGGTGAGGAGGCCCTGCTGGCCTGCATGGACGCCTTGCTGTGAGGGACGCCATGACTGATGCGCAGGCAGTCCAGCAGCTGATCAGCAGGCTGCGCCAGGCCAGCAGCAGCCAGGAGTTGCTGCTGGCCACCCGCGAGCTGGCCGGTTGCGCCGCGGCCAGCGCCGCCCCTGTGCTGGTGGAGGTGCTCGGCTACAACAACCCGGGGGCGGCCGTGGCCGCCGTGGATGGTCTGATTGCCCTGGGCCCAGAGGCCGTCCCCCCCCTGCTGCAGCTCGACCCCGAGAACTACGGCGCCCGGGCCTGGGCCGTGCGGGCCCTGGCCGGCATCGGCGATGTGCGGGGCCTCGATCTGCTGATCGAGGCCCTCGGCACCGACGTGGCGGCCAGCGTGCGCCGTGCCGCTGCCCGCGGACTCGGCAACCTGCGCCTGGGTGCCCTTGAAGCGGAACAGCGCCTGACTGTGCAGAATCGCTGCCTGCAGGCCCTGCTGGCGGCCACCGCCGATGGCGAATGGGTGGTGCGTTACGCCGTAGCCGTGGGCCTGGAAGGTCTGGCCGAGGGCCTGGCACCCACCTGCCACGCCCTGGCCCGGGTGCGGCAGGGGCTGGTTGCGCTCAGCGAAGCGGCTGAAGCCAACCCACCCGTGGTGGTGCTGCGCGCCAGGCTGGCCCAGTCGCGCCTCCCCCTGCCATGACGCCTGACCGACGGGTGCTGTTTGTGTGCCTGGGCAACATCTGCCGCTCCCCAGCCGCGGAGGGGGTGTTCCGCCACCATCTCAGCCAGGCGGGCCTCAGCGACAGCGTGCTGGTGGAT encodes:
- a CDS encoding HEAT repeat domain-containing protein — protein: MAAPQQQAGAPISEAEALARLRQSHEPSQQYYAAWWLGRMRSQHPDAVPLLIAALQQRRPRDPGAGVEENAVARNAARALGKLGLAAQPAINELLTVLDDPDDGLREAAARALGELGAEQAVEPICRRLASGLEGAGAPRCGTPRLMEPCEALLEALGDIGCSPTNAAQVLAVVEPFVGHGRPLIRSAAARTLLRLSGEARWADLLVGLLDHPQLQVRRAALMDLGAAGWRPALEPIRRTLAENSLKLIALRGLVERGSGEPGEEALLACMDALL
- a CDS encoding HEAT repeat domain-containing protein — encoded protein: MTDAQAVQQLISRLRQASSSQELLLATRELAGCAAASAAPVLVEVLGYNNPGAAVAAVDGLIALGPEAVPPLLQLDPENYGARAWAVRALAGIGDVRGLDLLIEALGTDVAASVRRAAARGLGNLRLGALEAEQRLTVQNRCLQALLAATADGEWVVRYAVAVGLEGLAEGLAPTCHALARVRQGLVALSEAAEANPPVVVLRARLAQSRLPLP